From Candidatus Hadarchaeales archaeon, one genomic window encodes:
- the tfe gene encoding transcription factor E yields the protein MGTKKGGKKENPFSKNPVLREFIKRVAGENGLLILSKLWGKQLTDEELAKLTRLRVNLVRKILYDLYENRVVNYHRFRNEDNGWYIYRWYVEMEGALENLQSIRQELLRKLEERLEYERGHMFFSCKNNCPRMTFEEASEHEFKCPHCGETMEFMDNKQIIASLEAQVEELKRQWGEKLQTNS from the coding sequence ATGGGCACGAAAAAGGGGGGGAAGAAAGAAAATCCTTTCAGTAAGAATCCCGTTTTGCGGGAGTTTATCAAAAGAGTGGCAGGAGAGAATGGACTGCTCATCCTTTCCAAGCTTTGGGGAAAACAGCTGACGGATGAGGAATTGGCGAAGCTCACCCGCCTCAGGGTCAACTTGGTAAGGAAGATCCTGTACGACCTGTACGAGAACAGGGTGGTCAACTACCACCGCTTCAGGAATGAGGACAACGGCTGGTACATCTATCGCTGGTATGTGGAGATGGAAGGAGCACTGGAGAACCTCCAGTCCATCAGGCAGGAGCTCCTTAGGAAACTGGAGGAGAGGCTGGAATACGAGAGGGGGCATATGTTCTTCTCCTGCAAAAACAACTGCCCCCGCATGACCTTCGAAGAGGCTTCGGAGCATGAGTTCAAGTGTCCCCACTGCGGGGAGACTATGGAGTTCATGGATAACAAGCAGATCATAGCCAGTTTGGAAGCCCAAGTGGAGGAACTCAAGCGTCAGTGGGGTGAAAAACTTCAAACCAACTCGTGA
- a CDS encoding TIGR00295 family protein, which translates to MKNFKPTREEALSLLREVGCGEGVIRHCLAVERKALELAELVSRNGVKVDRELVGIGALLHDIGRSVTHGIRHGVEGGRILREKGFPELSRFAENHLGAGIPKEEAGELGLPERDFLPLTVEEKLVTYADKLIEGEDEVGFEEILERFKRELGPTHPALERLRKLHEEIVRMTGGRG; encoded by the coding sequence GTGAAAAACTTCAAACCAACTCGTGAGGAGGCCCTCTCCCTCTTGAGGGAAGTGGGTTGCGGGGAGGGGGTGATAAGGCACTGTTTGGCGGTGGAAAGGAAGGCCCTTGAGCTGGCCGAATTGGTGAGCAGGAACGGGGTGAAGGTGGATAGGGAGCTGGTGGGGATAGGTGCCCTTCTCCACGACATAGGAAGGTCCGTGACGCACGGGATAAGACACGGGGTGGAAGGTGGGAGAATTCTGAGGGAAAAGGGCTTTCCCGAACTCTCCCGTTTCGCGGAGAACCATCTGGGAGCTGGAATACCGAAAGAAGAGGCGGGGGAACTGGGGTTGCCCGAGAGGGATTTCCTACCCCTCACGGTGGAGGAGAAGCTCGTGACATATGCTGACAAACTAATAGAGGGGGAGGACGAGGTGGGGTTCGAAGAGATCCTCGAGAGGTTCAAGCGGGAACTGGGACCCACCCATCCCGCGCTCGAGCGCCTCAGAAAACTTCATGAGGAGATCGTGAGAATGACGGGAGGGAGAGGTTGA